CTTGTGTGTATAATTGTGACTGTAAAGATTGGTTTATTCACAGGTACTCCGGTGATATTTCAGTAATTCAAAACAGTTTCCTCAAATGGAGAGCGATGATTTTACGTGAACATACCTACGTGAAAAAGAGTCAAATTTTAATATATCAACCACATAACATTTAACCAATATTCCTACTATGTGGTTATACGCCTTTCCTCAGAGGGTTCTGTCGGGCACGGTAAACTCTGCCAACTCTGCTTCTGAAGATATCGTGGGGAAATTACCATGTGAGATAAGATCACCGCAAAACTTGTTAATCAAGTTTAACCGTTCCACTGAAATCTTCTTTATCCAAGAATATGCTGCCGCCgtggaatttttgtttatatgtatcCAAAAATTTTCCGTCTTTATCACTGTGTGTACTCCTGTTAAGCCAATCAATGACCTTGGTGTCAACGAGCATTCCCAACCAGCCATATATCTTATGCAGCATCTCCATAGGGTGTTGTGCCAGATCCTCATAGATCAGGGAAAGGAAAGTTCCCGGGTATTGTTTCTCCAATTCGTATCTTGTCTTCAAATCGTCTCCTATTAAGTTACACACATACTGAGGAAGAATATCTGTCTTTGGTTTATAACCGTATGTTATCCAGGAATTGATTAGACCGCGAGGGTCTCGCAGTAAATGGATGACCTTCACAGAAGGATCTTTTTTTAACAACTCTGTAACAAATCTCATAGGGGTACGGATGGTCTTGATCTCTCGGATTGGAGATCCTAGGCAGGCACTTCCTAACTCTTCCGCACATTCTTCCATTGACTTTCTACATTTCGAATAGTTTGATACCATCACTGACTGTTCCGCAAACGGAGTCAGTGCCCGTTTATCTATTCTTTTGATTTGACAATTGAACAAAGATTCCAGCGTATGCACTTGGTATGGCATTTGCAGCCCTTCAAGCGTGTTTGGCCTGAAAAGAATACacctttaaacatttacaagctGCATGAAtgcagacaaaaaaacaaaaaaaatgctaTTCATtcgatttattaatttatttatttttttattttatgatttattgatttatttttttatttgattgatgttttacgccgtactcaagaatattttattatacgacagcagccagttTTGAGGCAGGAGAAAATCGGGTAGTACTATTTAAAGGTTTTAACAGTACGGTCCCAAATTCTCATATTATCTGTGAAAGATTTGTCATAGCATACAACTTATTATCAGTTAAATGCACCGGTACCATTATTAATTTCTATGGTAACAACACCGTTTAAATTAAACTTCTGTTATTGGATTATGTCCACATTGGCTATATGGAATCAGTCTCTGGTGGATTTCCAAAGTTCAGTCGACAAATTACCATTTAGTGCCGTTTATAAGAGTGGGAGGTTCTCCTGTCTTTAAATAGTGATATTCCATCTGGTGAAATGGCTCAAACACGTAAAACGTCCCCTTCGTCTGCTGTATGAGCTCGCCCGTCAACGTTGACCCTGAGCGGAAGTAGGCGAGAACGAGGACTTTCACCGGTCCCCGGATTTTGTTCCTTACTTCTGCTGTAACTTCAAAGGAAGTAGCATTTTGTGCAATATCTCCACCGTATGCTTTATCTACAAATAAcagaaatatgaattaaaagCATTTTATAAAAACTCTTGTGGGTGTTCAGTTAAACTACCAGTCGTGTCGAAGGTCTGGATCGGACGTGTGTTTTTATACTGTGAGTGTGGCTAGGATCGATTTAGCCGTGGGGTCTTTGGTAGTATTTTCTTCCATCGTGAGTGTGATTATGTTTGACACAACTCTAAGGCCTGACTGGATCGGATGTATGTTCTTGTGCTGTGAGTGTGGTTAGGTTCAGTGTAGTCCTGGGCCCTAACTTGGCCGTGTGTTCTTCTATCGTGAGTGTGATTACGTTTGATACAATTGTAAGGCCTGGTTGGACCAGGtgtctgttcttgtgttggGGAGTGTACCTAGATTTGATGCCACTCTGATAACAGTTTCCAGTTGGGCCAGGtgtctgttcttgtgttggGGAGTGTACCTAGATTTGATACCACTCTGAGAACAGTTTCCATTGTGGTCGGGTGTCTGCTCATGTGTTGGGGAGTGTACCTAGATTTGATGTAACTCAGTGTTACGACCGAaattcaggtacttgcttaaagcatacaaatcattcttatttaacacatcaaaaatgccCTGATCTGGCGTTTCCATAAACTTGTCGGGCTTAAAATcagacatgatgaataaaatctgctggcaacatttactacaaagtcaaagaccagaaaaatgacacaacgtacacaaaatcctttcaattccaattcaaattcacttcccggacaagcccccgaTTTGCTACGACcgaaactgtctgtattataaagagatggcttgttcggaATACACGGCAGTTTAGCCGGACACAAAAATGTAACCGataccagcagattttatttttcaacaatttattagctttaacaagaatagataacaagacttatacaaatactaaagtacttaagtttaacaagaaaggatagcagtacctatacaaatactaaagtacttacatgtacaacggtgtcaagtccaaacggacgcatatactccacaatgcttaaaaaaatgcactgaggcaatattcataagagggaaagtACACattataactgagtgtatgacgaaatatacacaaaattccacagacagggtccgtgcactaataagcactgtgtacacaagagcacaaattaaatatacaagttcagactgaacaagtgctcggtggagataggatataacaaagccagaggctataaagacaccaaaattcagcacaaatggcctactaaggTAACACCCAGCGAAAgtatccaaaactctcaataattctcctttatccccctttgacctgcttccataggtcttatatagactggtggaattttctagaataagaaaattcctgaacacttgttgtaaacaaacaggccccgaactgagcgtattctggaacattctaaggcagaggcagacagcaggatctgaacttagcatatgtaaacagtggcaagctcaATTTAGAAGCTAACATAACATAACACTCTGATATCATCTTCCGGTTGGGACggatgtctgttcttgtgttAGGGGTGTTCCTAGATTTGATATAACTCTGGTGACAGGCTTCAGATGAGTCGGGTGTCTGTTCTTGTGTGTACCTAGATTTGATGTAACTCTGATGACATCCTCTGGTTGGGTCggatgtctgttcttgtgttggGAGTGTGCCTAGATTTGATGTAACTCTGATAATAGTTTCCAGTTGGGTCggatgtctgttcttgtgttggGGGTGTTCCTAGATTTGATATAACTCTGGTGACAGCCTCCAGGTGGGTCGGGTGTTTCTTCTTGAGTTAGGAGTGTACTTAGATTTGATGTAACGCTGATGACATCTTCCGGTTGGGTCggatgtctgttcttgtgttggGAGTGTGCCTAGATTTGATGTAACTCTGATAGCATCCTCCGGTGGGTCggatgtctgttcttgtgttggGGGTGTTCCTAGATTTGATATAACTCTGGTGACAGCCTCCAGGTGGGTCGGGCGTATCTTCTTGAGTTAGGAGTGTACTTAGATTTGATGTAACGCTGATGACATCTTCCGGTTGGGTCggatgtctgttcttgtgttggGAGTGTGCCTAGATTTGATGTAACTCTGATAGCATCCTCCGGTGGGTCGGATGCCTGTTCTTGTGTTGGGGTGTTCCTAGATTTGATATAACTCTGGTGACAGCCTCCAGGTGGGTCGGGTGTATCTTCTTAAGTTGTGAGTGCACCTAGATATGCTGGAACTCTGATGAAAGCCTCCAGCTGGGTCTTGTGTGTTGGGAGTGTGCCTAGGTTTGACGCAACTCTGGCGAAGGTTAATACGGACCGGGTGTCTGTTCCTGTGTTGTGAGTGTACTTAGGATTGATGTAACTCTGACGACAGCTTCCAGCTAAAGCTGGGTATCTGTTCTTGTATTGGGAATCTAGCTAGGATTGATGTAACTCTGGTGAAGGCTCGAGTGTGTGTTCTTGAGTTGGGAGTGTGCTCAGCTGGGTTCTGTTCTAGCCGTTCTGGTTTTTAGAGTATACCTTGGATTGATGCAACTTTGTTGAAGGCCTAGATGGGTCGGGTGTCTATTCTTGTGTTAGGAGTGTGCCCAGCTGGGTCCGGTGTCATTTTAGTGTGAAATCCTTAAAAACGATTTAGGCTTTTTATGCAATTGCCAAATTCCGTCCTGAAAATCCAAACATGAAAGAAAATCGCCCTACTGATTTCTTTCTAACAGATTTGAAAtcgaaactttgaaagttttcaaATTCAGCTAGTCATATTTCAATCATGCGACACTTTTTCTGTGTGCACAAATGACGCCTCATCCTTTTGCTAAAACGACCAAAGTTGAACCTATATGGTCATTAAAATGGGTGTAATTTTCACGGAATCTGTACTAAGGTATTTACACCATACACGAAGGCATTATACCTGTGTATTACACTTCACCTCATTAAAACAGttcaattttgaaaagaaaCTTCCACTGAATCTTCACAAGAATAAATATACTCACATGCATGCGATCGTACATCAGCCTTCATTGTCCAGCTGATAAAAAggacaaatatcagagtcattATTacaaccatgaccatccgtctCTGTCTACAGACCGCAAAGTACGGGATCTGACATGTTGTACAGAGCAGCGGCGAGTCTGTGATAAAGAAATAGAAAACACTATCAACCAACGTAAATTTAAACTTGCCTACGGATTGAAATTTAAAGTTCATTTCAGACGTTGGGATTTGTAGTTCATTTTGATTAGACAAGACGAATTAGAactgtcacttgaaaaaaggGACCAGTACTATTTCCTACGCCTTGTAGAATTAGACGAATCACACCCTGTGAAAACGGCTTGGGAAATAGAGCTGGTGCTATTTTCATTCCCCTATTCGATACGTGAAATCGAATCGTCTGAAAGAGGATTTGGAATAGAGTTCCGCTCGGGATGCAGCATTTAGTACAGTTTAGCGACGAATGCAAAACTTAGAAATATGAGCACAATAATAGCCAGCTTATACTTGACATTGCCCACACACTGTGTAA
Above is a window of Liolophura sinensis isolate JHLJ2023 chromosome 7, CUHK_Ljap_v2, whole genome shotgun sequence DNA encoding:
- the LOC135471201 gene encoding carbohydrate sulfotransferase 1-like — its product is MDLDSKNSPLLCTTCQIPYFAVCRQRRMVMVVIMTLIFVLFISWTMKADVRSHAYKAYGGDIAQNATSFEVTAEVRNKIRGPVKVLVLAYFRSGSTLTGELIQQTKGTFYVFEPFHQMEYHYLKTGEPPTLINGTKWPNTLEGLQMPYQVHTLESLFNCQIKRIDKRALTPFAEQSVMVSNYSKCRKSMEECAEELGSACLGSPIREIKTIRTPMRFVTELLKKDPSVKVIHLLRDPRGLINSWITYGYKPKTDILPQYVCNLIGDDLKTRYELEKQYPGTFLSLIYEDLAQHPMEMLHKIYGWLGMLVDTKVIDWLNRSTHSDKDGKFLDTYKQKFHGGSIFLDKEDFSGTVKLD